In Marinitoga litoralis, the genomic stretch GAATATAAATACCCTTTTTCATCAAATTTTGTTTTAATAATTAAAACCTTATTTTTTGTACCAACTTTTTGATTTGTTAATTTTAAAAGTAGTTTTTCAATATTAAAAATAATATTTCCTTCTTTATCAATGAAACTATTAAAAATAGCGCCACCACCATTTTCAGATAATATTATCATTGGATATTCTTCGTTTTCAATTTCAAAAGATAATAATATATCGTCTTTTCCAAAAGTTATATATTTTTCTACAGGACGTGTAATATTAGTAGCAGGAGTAGAAATGAAAAAATCATTGTTAACATTAAGAGTATAATTTTCTAAATTTTTATATCCATACATATAATGAATACCTAATTTGTTTAATAAATTATTTATTTCTCTTATATTAGACGTGACTCCTAAATTATTAAAGAAAAAGAAAAATCCGCCATTTTCAACAAAAGTTGCTAATTGTCTTAAGTATAATGAAGAATCTTTTAAATCAGGTGAATAATACCAACTAATAACCCCAAAATAATCGTCATTTTTGATTCTATAATAATTCATGTTTTCAACATTATTAAATTCATATTCAATATCATATTTTTCCAATAGAGGAACAATATGATATTTGAACATATATTCACCATATTGTTCAGAATTTTTATATAATAATAATAATTTTTTTTGACCAAATAAAGATAATGATAATACTAATAATAAAATAAAAATAATAGTTTTTTTCATTTTTGCTCCTCCATTAATTTTTTAATTTGTTTAAAATCTATATAAAAACCTTCTTTAACTGCCAAATTCTGCCTAAAATATTCTAATTGAATTATATTAGAAACTTTTTTTATTAATATTTTATAACCTATAAAAGTACCAAAAGCAAAAGCAAAGGCATAACTTGCACCTAATGAATAATAACCTAAATTATATGTAAAAATATAACTCAGTACAGCATTAATAATTAATACTGTGATATTTAAATATAATGCAGTATTTCTAAAATCAAAATAAAGAATAAGCAGTACAATCATCAAATAATAAGAATTTAACATAGCCCCTATTAAACCTATTCTGAGAATAGGTTTTAACATTTCAGATACAAATGGTATTAAATTGATTTCATTCAAAAACAATAGTGAAAATGTAAAAGCTAATTGAACTCTTACTACTAAGTTTATATCATATTTTAATTCTTTTAACATATTTTTTTCCCTTATTTCTATTTCTGCATAATTAAAGCCTTGTCTTAAAGAATCATAGAATAATTTATATGTTTTATAAAATCTTGTTTCTAAAACTAAAATGAACATAGTAGATGTAGGAATTATAGTCAAATATGCAATAAACATTGGATTATCATATATGAAAGAGAAGTGAAATCCCTTTAAAGGAATCTCTCCAAAATGTGGAGAATACCAAGTAATAAAATCATCTATCCATAACGCTAAATAATATGTGAAACCAATAAAAATATTTTGCCAGTATTTTGGTATTTCATTCATCCAATCATATGAGATTCCTTTATTACTTCCAAAATGAACTAATGCTATCATATAATGCACAAAAGTACCAATATTTACACCAAAAGCATAGCCTAGTATATAACCTAATGGATTTTCATCAGATCCAAAATAATTTGATAAGATAATGGAAAAAATACCCATAATTAAAAATGCTAATATATACCAATTTACAGAATCAGAAGATAAGGATGCTATTGAAATTATCCATAATGACAACAATGATAAATTTAAATACGAGAAAGATATTACAAACCATAATTCATGATTGTTAAAGGCAAAAAATATAAGCATTAACAATATAATTATTATAGAACTATATGTCAATATTCCCATTACTTCAGGTAAAATTCGTTTATAATCCTTTGAAAATATCAAATCTGAGATTCTCCTTGATTCAAACATAATAAATAAACCAGATACAATAATAGAAGTAACAAATGAATAAACAATAGCAACATTAAAATATATATTATCAATTCTAAAAATAGTTAGTATAATCCATAATGATAGTGTTGTAATAATCCAAGGGCCTGAAGAAACCATGATAGAATATGCAACTGCTAACAAGTCAGTTGAAACGCCACCTCTATGGAATAGTTTATTAAGTCTAAAACCAACTCCTGCCATTATTCCACCACCGATATATACAAATCTCTATAATTATTAATCATTTGATCTAACCTATATCTTTTTTGAACTCTAATCCTTGCTATTTCAGATGCTTTCAATCTGAAATTATCATCTTCATATAATCTTATTAATCCATTAGCTAAGCCTATAAAGTCCTTAGGCTTAACTACAAAACCAGCATCTCCTATAATATCCTCTTTAGAACCATATATCATTTCCGAACATGCACCCACATCGGTCGTCACTACAGGTATTCCTGCAGCAAATGCTTCCAAAATAACTAAAGGTTGCCCTTCACTAACGCTGGATAATAACAAAGCATTTAATTTAGGATAATAATCTAAAACATTTACCTTACCAGTAAATTCTACAGTATCTTCTAGTCTAAAAATTTCTATCATTTCCTTACATTCTTGAAAATATTCCGGTTCTTCATCTGTTGGCCCAATAATATACAGTTTAAAATTATTTATTTTCTCTTTAACAATCTTAGCAGCTTTTATAGCTGTTTTAATATCTTTTATTTCAACAACTCTTCCAACTAAACCTACTACAAATGGATCTTTTTCTTTTCTGTATTCTAATTTAGAAAATTTATCATAATCTATCCCGTTAGGAATAACATACATTTTTGAATGATCATCACATAATTCTTTTTCAAACATTTGGTTTTTTGAAAATAAAGTAGTTATTTTTTCAGATCCTTTATATACTAATGAACTAATTGTATTAAACAATCTAATCCAAGCAGTTCTATATTCATCTTTTATCCAATCTGCTTTTAATACTTCCAACTGTCTTTCCCTATGATAAATACCATGTTCTGTTAAAATAACTGGAGTATTATATCTTATACCATTCATAATAGCAGATATTCCCGCGTATCCGGTGGTAATAGTATGATATATATCGCATTTTGGAAAATCTACAGTCATAGAATTTAAAAATGGCAATAACATTGATTGTAATGTCCAATAATAATTTGTGAAATCTTCATAAGGAATATAGGTTTTGTAAAAGTATAAAATAAAATCCCAATATATATCAGTTTTTAGTATACTGGTAAAATCATAGTTATTATATTTTATTAAAATATCATACAATTTCTCAGCCATTTTTTTTTCGTTAAATGGATATTTGATAGCTTCTTTAAGATCTTCTCCAAATTTCTTGTTGATCTTATGTTTATGTTTGAAATCGTATTTTGCAAATAGAAAAAACTCAAAATAGTCGACAACATTTTCTGGAAATATATATTTTGGTATTCTTTTTTGAGGTTCTGGTCCTAATTGTATTACACAGAAATCAACATCTTTCATAGATTTCATTAAAGTATTTCCCCAGCTGGAAACTCCTCCAGTGACATAAGGATAAGTTCCTTCGAAAACAATTCCCACCTTCATTTAGTATCACCCATATTAATCATATTATCAATGAATTTTAAATCATCATCATTTATATATTCTTTAATAATTTCTAATTTTTCAGGAAAATAATTAGAAATTAATAAATATAATATAACTTTATCTTTTTCATTCAAATTATCTTTTAAATTTTCAATAAATTTTTCATTACCAGAAAACAAAAATAACCCTAATTTTTCTTTAGTTGATAAATATTTCATCAAATCGTCAATTGATTCGAAATCTGAAATATTTTTTAAAGTATATATTAAATAATCGTATTTGATTTTTTCCCCGTATTTAATAGTATCTTCATGTTCCAATACTTTTGCTACACCAATTAATTCATTTATCAATATCAAATCTTTATCTGTATAATATTTTTTATCTCTTAATTTTGTAAGTAATTCTTTTTCTCTTAAATATGAAGTTCTTTTTTGCCAAGGTAAAGATTTAATATAATTTGGATCAAATTCTTGTGTAGTTTTATAATTAACAAATAAAATTAATAAAATTAATAATAATGTAGACGCAAATAATATATAATAAGCAGGAATAATTTTGAATATTTTACTGCCAATGCGTTCAATATAAGTTTTTATTTTGTTCTCTTTCTTATGTTTAAATTTTTTATCAGCTAAAATCTTTTTAAAAATAGACTTATCTATAATAAATGTTTTTGAAATATCTTTTCTCTTTTTCATTTTATCCTCCCAAAATAAATTTTATAGATTCTTCCGAAGGAGAAAAACCGTAATCCAAAAATCTAGAGATTAAAGATTGAACTTTTTTAGGTTTCCTATTTTTTATATAAAATAATATAGCATATTCATATATTTCTGGTGTAGCATTGTTTTCTAAAGCATTTTCTAATAAATTATTTATTAAATCATAATTATTGGTATATTCTAAAATTTTAAGATAATATACAAGTAATTTTGAACTATAATAATGTTTTTTCAATGATTCCTCTATATTCTTTAGAGTTTCTTTGATGAAAAGATCTTCTTTATTGATAACTAAAAAACCTGATTTTATATAATAATAAGAATATTTAGCATAATTAACACAATCTTCTAATGAATCAGAATTCTTTGAATAATAAGAAATTTTTTTAACCAATAAATTTTCCAAGCTTGTTAAAGCTTCAGAAGCATATAAAACGACATCAGGATTTACATCAATATATATAGCATTTCTAATTATTTCAATACCTTCAAGGAAATCTATTTTTTCATTTTTAGTGGAATTAAAAACTAATCTAACAACAAATTTTCTTTGTGAAGGATCTCCATATTTTAGCATAATATTAAAAGGAGCTAAGTCAAAGGAGTAATATGAAATTCTTTTTGTTTCTAATAGTTTTCCTTCTTCAAAATCAAATTCTTTATATAACGGATGAAATTCTTTGATACTATAATAATGAATAATAGGATAAAAAGGAAATAAAATTAAAGAAACAGTAGATTTGAAAAATGTTGATCCCAATTTTTTTGTTTCTGAGAACAAGAGTGTATAAGTAAATATAAAATATAATATAAAAAAAATTATTGAAATTGAATATAGTCTAAATAAAAATAAGAATAAACTAACAATTCCACATATTAAAGATATTATTGATAATAATAAGATTTTCCGCTTTTCCATATTACCCCCCTAGAATAAATTTAATCGCGTCATTTTCGGGTGAAAAACCAAGATCCATATATAATGAAACAAGCTCCTGAACAACCTTGGGTTTTCTTTTTTTTATATAATAAAAAATAGCGTACTCTAATATTTTTTGATGTTTAAAGGTATTTAATTTTTCTCTAAGCATATTTTCTAACTCTGCATATTCATTTAATAATTCCATTATTTTAAATGTATAAAATATTAAATCTGGACTCTCTGGAAATGTTTCAATAGAGGGTCTTAAAATAATAAGAGCTTGCCAAAGGATTTCTTTTTCATGTTCTCCAGCTAAAAATCCGGACTTGGCATAGTAGTATGAATATTTTCCAAAGTTTATATAATCTTCTAGCGAATTTAAATTTTTCATATAATATGAAATTGATGATATTAAATATTTTTCTAAATTAGTTAATGCATCTGATGCGTATAAAACAACATCTGGATGTGAGTCAATTTTTATAGCATTTCTAATAAGCTCTATTCCGTCAATAAAATCGACTTTATTTTCAAGAATGGAATTGTAAACTAATCTAACAACATATTTTCTTTGTTGTGGATCACCATATTTTAAGATAATATAAAAAGGTGCTAAATCCACAGATGAGAATGAAATATTTCCTGTTATGTCTAATTTACCTTCTTCAAAGTCAATAGGAGAATATAAAGGTTTTATTTTTTTTATATGAAAAAATAGGATTAATGGGAAATACGGAAAAAGTAAAATAGACATAAATAATTCTAAAATAAATAATTTTTTTTGCTTCTTATCTTTTAAAATAATTATTATATTAAATAATATATACAACACTAGAAAAATAATTCCCCAAGATATTAAATTTATTAAAAATAAAATTATACTTACGAATCCAAAAATTGTAGAAAATATGGATAGCACTTCAAACAATCTTTTATACATATTTGGTATATGCCTCCAAAATTTCTATATTTTGATCGTAATTTTTAATCTTTTCCAATACTCTATGTAATCCTACATCAGTACTTAAAGTTAAAATAATTCTAAATTCCATAGAAGTTTCATCATAAAAAATAAAGTCTGTATCTCTTATAAATGATTTTAAATTTTCCTCAGATATTTTATGAGGACTTTTTGCAATTATCACAGAATACGGTATTTTAAATCTAATTCTTCTTTCTTCTATTTTCTCTAAAGCATCGTTAAATTTTTCAATAACCGAAACTGTATTGATTTTCTCGGTTAATTCCGTTGAAGCATAAAGTAAAGTACTTAACCAATCTGCTAAAATTTTTAGATAAATTTCAGTATTTTTATTAATTTTTTCTGGGTCAATAACTTCAACTATAATAAAACCCAAAACATTTTTATTTTCAGTTATTGATACAGCCATAGCAGGTTCATATTCGAAATTATATTCCGATTCAGTTAAAAATAATACATTTGTATTAGCACTTCCAAATTCTTTTGCTAGACTTAAAACAACAGATTTTTCTAAATCAAAAGAATTAGGTAAGAATTGTTCTCCTTTTCTTACTTTTAATCTTAAAAAGTTATTTTTGCTTAAAGTATATATTGAAACTGTTTTAGCACTAATAAAATCTGAAATTAAATCTATAGCTTCATTAAAAATATCTTCACTATTATCGTATTCAATTTCTTTTAATCTATCTACTAATAATGAAACACCCTTTTTTTCTAAAACCAACTTTTGCTCCAAATCATCTGTAACATTTTTATACTTTCTAATATCTTCTTCTAATAGATTAATTTTATTTTTTAATAATTCAACTTTGTCACTTAATATGTTGATTTGTTGGACATACATGTCTCTGAAAAAACCAACTATTACTCCCAAAGATAATGTAAATAGTGGAATTTTTAACACTTCCCACGTTATTATTATATTTAAAAAATCATTATTGCTATTTAAATATATAGATATGAAGGTTAAAATAGTACTAATTATACCAGAAAAAAGAGAAAGGTTTATACCGTATCTAATAGATACAAACAAATTAAAAATAAAATATGGATTAGGGTTAATTAAAACGTACCCAAAATATTTTAAATTAATATCCAAAAAAAATAATAAGAAGTTTATTAATATTATTTCGATAATACCAAAAATTTTTTTCTGTTCTCTCATTACTTTTCCTCCAAATTATTATGTTTAGCTTTTATGGTATATAAATTGACATACCTAACAATATTTTTTTCTAAATCATATCCAAGATTTAAAAACTTTAAACCATACAATTTTTCACCAAAAAGATTTTCTCCAATATATCGAACAACTCTTACACTAATTTCAGATAATATAAAATCCTCATCTAAAGTAAGGTTTTTTAATAAATATTCCTTTTCTGTATTTAATTCTTCTTTAACAGCTATTTGTAATCCTCCGGCACTTAAGTCTCTAGTTTCAAAAGGGATTATCCTATTTTCATCTTTCTCGAATAATGTACCTTCTCTAACTATAGGAATTCTAAAAAATAATCTTTTTTGTATTTTATAGCATGATGTTGGTAAATATATTAATATATTATCCTTTGAAATATCTAAAACATAAGATTTTATCATAACATTAGAGCCTTTATTATAAACTCTTATGTTTATATTTTCATGTTCATGTAATTTAATTTTTTGATTTTTATATACGGGAGGGAGAATTTTAGCAATCTTTTTTTTAAAATCTAAATCAATTACTCTGCTATTTCCTATTATATGTTGTTGAGGAAGTTCTACATCTATTAAATCTCCCACATATAAAATTTTTCTTACTTTAACTTTTTCTACAAAAACACTATTTCTCTCTTGCATAATACCTCCAAGATAATGAATTTTTATTCTTATATATTATAGCATATTTTTAAAATAATTTAATAAAATTAAAAAGTATAAAAATTATACTTTTTAATCACCCTTTAATTATTATAGTATAAAAATTATAACATAATAGAACATATGTTCTATTATTTAAAGGTTGGCACAATGTTGCTAATTATTATTTTGGATAAAACATAAATGGGAGGTAATAAAATGAAAAAAGTAGTTGTAACAGGTTTAGGAACAATTAATTCTATAGGAAAAACAAAGGAAGAATTCAAAGAAAATTTAAAAAAAATGACTATAGGTATTGATTATATTACTCAATTTGATACTACAGATCATAAAGTAAAAATAGCTGCCGAAGTAAAGGATTTTGATCCAACGCAATATATGGATAAAAAAACAGCAAAAAGATATGATAGATTCTTGCAATTTGCAATTGCTGCGACTAAAGATGCATTAGAAGATAGTAAATTAGATAATGGTGAATGGAAAGAGAATGCTGCTGTAATTGTGGCTTCGGGAATAGGTGGTTTTAAAACATTATATAGCGAATTTCAAAAAATGCAAGAAAAAGGACCTAAATCAGTTAGTCCATTTTTAATTCCTATGATGATATCTGATATGGCTTCAGGTGTTGTATCTATAGAATTTGGATTAAAGGGTCCTAATTTTAACACAGTTAGTGCTTGTGCTTCTTCTTTACATGCTATAGCAATGGGGAGTATGTTGATAAGGCATGGATATGTTGACGTTGCAATAGTTGGAGGGGCAGAAGCTACAATTGATCCAATGCCAATAGCAGCATTTGCAAATATGAGAGCATTATCAACTAGAAATGATGATCCTAAAGGTGCCTCAAGGCCCTTTGATAAGGAAAGAGATGGATTTGTAATGGGAGAAGGCGCTGGAGTATTAGTGTTGGAGTCAGAAGAACATGCAAAAA encodes the following:
- the pelG gene encoding exopolysaccharide Pel transporter PelG, with product MAGVGFRLNKLFHRGGVSTDLLAVAYSIMVSSGPWIITTLSLWIILTIFRIDNIYFNVAIVYSFVTSIIVSGLFIMFESRRISDLIFSKDYKRILPEVMGILTYSSIIIILLMLIFFAFNNHELWFVISFSYLNLSLLSLWIISIASLSSDSVNWYILAFLIMGIFSIILSNYFGSDENPLGYILGYAFGVNIGTFVHYMIALVHFGSNKGISYDWMNEIPKYWQNIFIGFTYYLALWIDDFITWYSPHFGEIPLKGFHFSFIYDNPMFIAYLTIIPTSTMFILVLETRFYKTYKLFYDSLRQGFNYAEIEIREKNMLKELKYDINLVVRVQLAFTFSLLFLNEINLIPFVSEMLKPILRIGLIGAMLNSYYLMIVLLILYFDFRNTALYLNITVLIINAVLSYIFTYNLGYYSLGASYAFAFAFGTFIGYKILIKKVSNIIQLEYFRQNLAVKEGFYIDFKQIKKLMEEQK
- the pelF gene encoding GT4 family glycosyltransferase PelF produces the protein MKVGIVFEGTYPYVTGGVSSWGNTLMKSMKDVDFCVIQLGPEPQKRIPKYIFPENVVDYFEFFLFAKYDFKHKHKINKKFGEDLKEAIKYPFNEKKMAEKLYDILIKYNNYDFTSILKTDIYWDFILYFYKTYIPYEDFTNYYWTLQSMLLPFLNSMTVDFPKCDIYHTITTGYAGISAIMNGIRYNTPVILTEHGIYHRERQLEVLKADWIKDEYRTAWIRLFNTISSLVYKGSEKITTLFSKNQMFEKELCDDHSKMYVIPNGIDYDKFSKLEYRKEKDPFVVGLVGRVVEIKDIKTAIKAAKIVKEKINNFKLYIIGPTDEEPEYFQECKEMIEIFRLEDTVEFTGKVNVLDYYPKLNALLLSSVSEGQPLVILEAFAAGIPVVTTDVGACSEMIYGSKEDIIGDAGFVVKPKDFIGLANGLIRLYEDDNFRLKASEIARIRVQKRYRLDQMINNYRDLYISVVE
- a CDS encoding flagellar brake protein, giving the protein MQERNSVFVEKVKVRKILYVGDLIDVELPQQHIIGNSRVIDLDFKKKIAKILPPVYKNQKIKLHEHENINIRVYNKGSNVMIKSYVLDISKDNILIYLPTSCYKIQKRLFFRIPIVREGTLFEKDENRIIPFETRDLSAGGLQIAVKEELNTEKEYLLKNLTLDEDFILSEISVRVVRYIGENLFGEKLYGLKFLNLGYDLEKNIVRYVNLYTIKAKHNNLEEK
- the fabF gene encoding beta-ketoacyl-ACP synthase II; the encoded protein is MKKVVVTGLGTINSIGKTKEEFKENLKKMTIGIDYITQFDTTDHKVKIAAEVKDFDPTQYMDKKTAKRYDRFLQFAIAATKDALEDSKLDNGEWKENAAVIVASGIGGFKTLYSEFQKMQEKGPKSVSPFLIPMMISDMASGVVSIEFGLKGPNFNTVSACASSLHAIAMGSMLIRHGYVDVAIVGGAEATIDPMPIAAFANMRALSTRNDDPKGASRPFDKERDGFVMGEGAGVLVLESEEHAKKRNANIYGYIEGFGMTGDAYHISAPDEEGKGAAKAIKIALKDANISPEKIELANCHATSTPAGDVAETRALRSALGEHIKKIYIQGSKTLFGHGLGAAAAIEFVGMILQMKEGFIHGMPNLDNIDEELIDLNIPKKTVEYKAEYAIKNSFGFGGHNVSVIYRSI